Proteins found in one Nostoc sp. NIES-3756 genomic segment:
- a CDS encoding amino acid ABC transporter substrate-binding protein: MYKNLAIAIFGLTLTTVLPSAALAETVMQKVAHTGVLTAGTSRDAMPFAYTNEKGQLIGYSVDMLSVIKQQLEKDLGRKIQLKLVPLTPAQRIPKIVNRQVDIVCDASSFTWERDKKIDFSVSYGATGTQLLVKSGSNLDSPESLIGKRIGVLPQTTNELAMKRVQPKAKLVYLKSRAEGYKALQEGKIDAFSSDSILLEGWLQRAKNPDDFAIIPARPYSREGIACMVPENNSKFLDSVNYSLVKFMQGFVNNDKRYVTIFDRWFGSKGAVFLNQDLRDLMKETMQLFIEFREEIPQREL; the protein is encoded by the coding sequence ATGTATAAAAATTTGGCGATCGCTATTTTCGGTTTAACTTTGACAACGGTTCTACCTAGTGCTGCATTGGCGGAAACTGTAATGCAAAAGGTGGCGCATACAGGGGTATTAACTGCGGGGACGAGTAGAGACGCTATGCCTTTTGCTTATACCAATGAGAAGGGACAGTTGATTGGCTACTCTGTTGATATGTTGTCTGTAATTAAACAACAGTTAGAAAAAGATTTGGGTAGGAAAATACAATTAAAATTAGTTCCGCTTACTCCTGCACAAAGGATTCCTAAAATAGTTAATAGACAAGTTGATATTGTTTGTGACGCTAGTAGTTTTACTTGGGAACGAGATAAAAAGATTGATTTTTCTGTTAGTTATGGTGCTACTGGTACGCAATTATTAGTTAAGTCTGGGAGTAATTTAGATTCGCCTGAATCTCTCATCGGTAAACGCATTGGTGTATTACCACAAACTACTAATGAATTGGCAATGAAGCGGGTACAACCCAAAGCTAAATTAGTATATTTGAAAAGCCGCGCTGAAGGGTATAAGGCTTTGCAAGAAGGGAAAATAGATGCTTTTTCATCTGATAGTATTCTGTTAGAGGGTTGGTTGCAAAGGGCAAAAAACCCTGATGATTTTGCGATCATACCTGCGCGTCCCTATTCACGCGAGGGTATTGCCTGCATGGTTCCTGAGAATAACTCGAAATTTCTTGATTCTGTGAATTATTCTCTGGTGAAGTTTATGCAGGGATTTGTTAATAATGATAAGCGATATGTAACGATTTTTGATCGTTGGTTTGGCTCTAAAGGTGCTGTGTTTCTTAATCAAGATTTACGTGATTTGATGAAGGAAACCATGCAGTTATTTATTGAATTTCGAGAGGAAATTCCTCAGCGTGAACTTTAG
- a CDS encoding trehalase family glycosidase, which translates to MTKQLANPPITTVRTYIKKTWKTLTRSHEHLLESAQDTKLEHPPNTPWLVYISPQEDCNTVKSVLERSLSAKEMQQIEIRTLPSEAEAIHQHGLLYLPGPYVVPGGRFNEMYGWDSYFILLGLLRDEEWELAQSQVDQLLYQVQHYGTILNANRTYMLSRSQPPVLSLMVLALFQHTQDEAWLKSTLPLLEQFYYYWVVPPHLNPATGLSRYFALGEGPAPEVLFSEIDEEGRSHYERVKEYYKAHEIDDYDVSLFYDREKDELTELFYKGDRTMRESGFDITNRFGPFSIDIIHYAPVCLNSLLYQMEQDIAQIYDILGNPELGQQWSDHASLRSDRINQYLWDEEKGLYLDYHFYSNKRRNYEFATTFYPLWTGLASPEQAQKIVKNLTSFVAPGGILTSTHITGNQWDAPFGWAPLTLIAVQGLHRYGYHTEADDIAQRFLNMAIKEFTKYGFFVEKYDVERCSAQVSDEISFGYSSNEIGFGWTNGVILELLAD; encoded by the coding sequence ATGACCAAACAACTAGCCAACCCCCCCATCACCACCGTCCGCACCTACATCAAAAAGACCTGGAAAACCCTCACCCGTTCCCACGAACACCTACTAGAGTCCGCCCAAGACACCAAACTCGAACACCCACCCAACACCCCTTGGCTTGTCTACATCTCCCCCCAAGAAGACTGTAATACAGTCAAGTCAGTATTAGAGCGATCGCTATCTGCAAAAGAAATGCAGCAGATAGAAATTCGCACCCTACCCAGCGAAGCCGAAGCCATCCACCAACATGGACTCTTATATCTGCCTGGCCCTTACGTCGTCCCTGGCGGACGTTTCAATGAAATGTATGGTTGGGACAGCTACTTTATCTTATTAGGACTGTTGCGAGATGAAGAATGGGAACTAGCCCAAAGCCAAGTTGATCAACTACTTTACCAAGTACAGCATTACGGTACAATCCTCAATGCCAACCGTACCTATATGCTATCGCGATCGCAACCCCCCGTCCTCAGTTTGATGGTGCTGGCTTTATTCCAACACACCCAAGATGAAGCATGGTTAAAATCCACCTTGCCATTACTGGAACAATTTTACTACTACTGGGTAGTACCGCCCCATCTCAACCCAGCCACAGGCTTATCCCGATACTTTGCTTTAGGGGAAGGCCCAGCACCAGAAGTATTATTTTCCGAAATCGACGAGGAAGGACGCAGCCATTACGAACGTGTCAAGGAATATTACAAAGCACATGAAATTGATGATTATGATGTCAGCTTGTTTTATGACCGAGAAAAAGACGAACTAACAGAGTTATTTTATAAAGGCGATCGCACCATGCGCGAGTCTGGTTTTGATATCACCAACCGCTTTGGCCCCTTCAGCATCGATATCATCCATTATGCGCCTGTTTGCTTGAACAGCTTGCTTTATCAAATGGAACAAGACATAGCGCAAATTTACGATATTTTAGGGAATCCAGAACTGGGACAACAATGGAGCGATCACGCCAGTCTCCGAAGCGACCGTATTAATCAATACTTATGGGATGAAGAAAAAGGGCTTTACTTAGACTATCACTTTTACAGTAATAAGCGTCGTAATTATGAGTTTGCCACTACCTTCTACCCTCTCTGGACAGGTCTAGCCTCCCCTGAACAAGCTCAAAAAATCGTAAAAAATCTTACATCATTTGTAGCGCCAGGAGGAATCTTAACTAGTACCCACATTACCGGAAATCAATGGGACGCGCCTTTTGGCTGGGCCCCACTTACTTTAATTGCTGTCCAAGGACTCCACCGCTATGGATATCATACCGAAGCAGATGACATCGCCCAAAGATTCCTCAACATGGCTATCAAAGAATTTACCAAATATGGCTTCTTCGTAGAAAAATACGATGTTGAGCGTTGTTCTGCTCAAGTTTCCGACGAAATCAGCTTTGGCTACAGTTCCAACGAAATCGGCTTCGGCTGGACTAACGGAGTCATCCTAGAACTATTAGCTGATTAG
- the treY gene encoding malto-oligosyltrehalose synthase → MRIPKATYRIQFTPQFGFDDARAIASYLADLGISDLYASPIFKARTGSTHGYDVVDGSQLNPQLGTREDFEALVAEVQSLGLGWLQDIVPNHMAYSSENPYLMDVLEHGPDSSYTDYFDVCWNSPFANSQERILAPLLGDFYGEALEKGDIQLQYEQNGLTVNYYSLKLPLRLESYTKFISYNLGKLTRTLGRNHPDFIKLLGILYILKSVPSEVTGKQRQDQIAFIKGLIWELYNNNEDIHDFIEENLKTFNGEAGNSESFNLLDDLLNDQFYRLAFWKVGAEEMNYRRFFTVNELISVKVEELRVFNNTHSLIHELVERGVFTGLRIDHIDGLYHPTQYLERLQEKMGDVYITVEKILELTEDLPEDWNIQGTSGYDFLNYVNGVFCQTKNQSAFDKIYHSFIGSRVDYPSLVREKKRLIIEKNLAGDVDNLANLLKNISSKYRYANDFTLNGLKRAIAEVLTFFPIYRTYITPDGISDTDKVCIQTVINTAKKQVPLLQHEMTFLEKVMLLEFDDSLTQTEREQWIYFVLRMQQYTGPLMAKGVEDTTLYVYNRLISLNEVGGNPSHFGITVDEFHNFNQQHQAKWPHTMNATATHDTKRGEDVRARLNVLSEIPQEWEQQVNNWSELNQAHRGLVDSNDEYFLYQTLVCAFPFAEHEQASFVQRVQEYLIKSIREAKVHTAWLRPDNEYEEACTSFIQKVLDPNISKQFLETFRPFQEKIAEYGIYNSLSQTLLKIAAPGVPDFYQGTELWELSLVDPDNRRPVDFESRRGYLSSIQEQIKTDILGLTQELLTNKTDGRIKLFLTYQALKARNQYLSLFQDGEYTPIPVHGTHAGHIIAFARQQDQKIAIAIVPRFFTSLVQPGQTPLGESVWQDTHLQLPPKTWYNPLTQQTLKTDNTLPISQALSHFPVALLISE, encoded by the coding sequence ATGCGGATACCAAAAGCAACTTATAGGATTCAGTTTACACCCCAGTTTGGGTTTGATGATGCTAGAGCGATCGCATCTTATTTAGCAGATTTAGGTATTTCTGATTTATACGCTTCGCCTATTTTTAAGGCGAGAACTGGGAGTACACATGGTTATGATGTGGTGGATGGTTCGCAGTTAAATCCACAGTTGGGTACTCGTGAGGATTTTGAGGCTTTGGTGGCTGAGGTACAATCTCTTGGTCTAGGTTGGTTACAGGATATTGTGCCTAATCACATGGCTTACAGTAGTGAGAATCCATATTTAATGGATGTGTTGGAACATGGCCCAGATTCTAGCTATACCGACTACTTTGATGTCTGTTGGAACTCGCCATTTGCTAATAGTCAAGAGCGGATTCTTGCACCTTTGTTGGGCGATTTTTATGGTGAAGCGCTGGAGAAGGGTGATATTCAACTGCAATATGAACAAAATGGTTTAACTGTTAATTATTACAGCTTAAAATTGCCTTTGCGGTTGGAGTCTTATACTAAGTTTATCTCGTATAATTTAGGTAAGCTTACGCGCACATTAGGACGAAATCATCCTGATTTTATTAAACTTTTAGGCATTCTCTACATTCTCAAAAGTGTGCCTTCGGAAGTTACTGGAAAACAGCGTCAAGACCAAATCGCTTTTATTAAGGGTTTGATTTGGGAACTCTACAATAATAATGAGGATATACATGATTTTATTGAGGAGAACCTGAAAACTTTTAATGGGGAAGCTGGCAATTCCGAAAGTTTTAACCTACTAGACGACTTACTCAACGACCAATTTTATCGCCTCGCTTTTTGGAAGGTTGGGGCGGAGGAAATGAACTACCGCCGCTTCTTTACTGTTAACGAATTGATTTCAGTTAAAGTTGAGGAGTTGCGCGTATTTAACAACACCCATAGTTTAATTCACGAGTTGGTAGAAAGAGGAGTTTTCACAGGTTTAAGAATTGACCACATTGATGGACTTTATCACCCAACGCAGTATTTAGAAAGATTGCAAGAAAAAATGGGTGATGTTTACATTACTGTGGAGAAGATTCTAGAATTAACGGAAGATTTACCAGAGGATTGGAATATACAAGGTACATCAGGATATGATTTTCTAAATTATGTCAATGGTGTATTTTGTCAAACCAAAAATCAATCAGCGTTTGATAAGATATACCATTCATTTATCGGTTCGCGTGTTGATTATCCCTCACTTGTAAGAGAGAAAAAGCGCCTGATAATAGAAAAGAACTTAGCAGGCGATGTAGATAATTTGGCAAATTTGCTGAAGAATATTTCCAGCAAATACCGCTATGCTAATGACTTTACACTGAATGGATTAAAACGAGCGATCGCCGAAGTTCTGACCTTCTTCCCCATCTACCGGACTTACATCACACCCGATGGTATTTCCGATACTGATAAAGTCTGCATCCAAACAGTAATTAACACGGCGAAAAAACAAGTACCTTTGTTACAGCATGAAATGACCTTCTTAGAAAAAGTCATGCTGTTGGAATTTGATGATTCCCTTACGCAAACTGAACGGGAACAGTGGATATATTTTGTCTTGCGAATGCAGCAATACACTGGCCCTCTCATGGCTAAAGGTGTAGAAGACACTACCTTATATGTCTACAACCGCCTCATATCACTTAATGAAGTCGGCGGAAATCCTAGTCATTTTGGCATTACTGTTGATGAATTTCATAACTTCAACCAACAACACCAAGCCAAATGGCCTCACACCATGAACGCCACAGCTACTCATGATACCAAGCGTGGCGAAGATGTGAGAGCGAGGTTAAATGTGTTGTCGGAAATTCCCCAGGAGTGGGAACAGCAAGTAAATAACTGGAGTGAACTAAATCAAGCACATCGTGGCTTAGTTGACAGCAACGATGAATACTTCCTCTATCAAACTCTAGTCTGCGCATTCCCCTTTGCAGAACACGAACAAGCTTCTTTCGTGCAGAGAGTGCAAGAATACTTAATTAAATCCATTCGAGAAGCAAAAGTGCATACAGCATGGCTGCGTCCTGATAACGAATACGAAGAAGCTTGTACCTCGTTCATCCAGAAAGTGCTTGACCCCAATATCTCAAAACAATTTTTAGAAACCTTCCGACCTTTCCAAGAAAAAATCGCCGAATACGGGATATATAACTCCCTTTCCCAAACTTTACTAAAAATTGCTGCACCTGGTGTTCCCGACTTCTACCAAGGAACCGAACTCTGGGAATTAAGCTTAGTTGATCCCGATAACCGCCGTCCTGTAGATTTTGAATCTCGCCGTGGATACCTCAGCAGCATCCAAGAACAAATCAAAACAGACATCCTTGGCTTAACTCAAGAACTTTTAACCAACAAAACCGACGGAAGAATCAAACTCTTCCTAACCTATCAAGCCCTCAAAGCCAGAAACCAATACCTCTCACTATTCCAAGACGGCGAATACACACCAATCCCAGTCCACGGAACCCACGCCGGTCATATCATAGCCTTCGCCAGACAACAAGACCAGAAAATAGCGATCGCGATCGTCCCCCGCTTCTTCACCTCCCTAGTCCAACCCGGACAAACCCCACTAGGTGAGTCAGTATGGCAAGATACACACCTCCAACTCCCCCCCAAAACCTGGTACAACCCCCTCACCCAGCAAACCCTAAAAACAGACAACACCCTACCCATATCTCAAGCCCTGTCACATTTCCCAGTAGCCTTACTAATTTCTGAGTAG